One segment of Thermodesulfovibrio sp. 3907-1M DNA contains the following:
- a CDS encoding UbiA-like polyprenyltransferase, giving the protein MSILNKAVLYLRMIKIEHSVFALPFAFAGALLSAGGIPQLEKLLWITVAMVTARAGAFGFNRIIDRKIDALNPRTAQREIPTGKIKLWEAVLFTVLCLIIFVYSAWMLNPLCFKLSPLAIFILFIYSYTKRFTWACHFVLGLALALAPLGAWIAVRGSFNWEIIPMVLTVVFWLAGFDTLYALWDVDFDKKYGIYSIPKAFGVKKAIQLARLFHFIAWSFLVLTGLVFKLNIFYWLGMAVVAYLFIHEHRLVKPHDLSKLDIAFFNMNGYISVTVFVFTAMAVLIRI; this is encoded by the coding sequence ATGTCCATATTGAACAAAGCTGTTCTTTATCTCAGAATGATTAAAATTGAACACAGTGTTTTTGCCCTTCCCTTTGCTTTTGCAGGAGCATTGCTTTCAGCAGGAGGGATTCCACAGCTTGAAAAGTTACTCTGGATTACTGTTGCAATGGTTACTGCAAGAGCCGGTGCTTTTGGATTTAACAGAATAATTGACAGAAAAATAGACGCCCTTAATCCAAGAACTGCTCAGAGAGAGATTCCCACAGGAAAGATAAAGCTATGGGAGGCAGTTTTATTCACTGTGCTCTGCCTCATAATATTTGTTTATTCAGCATGGATGCTAAATCCCCTTTGTTTTAAACTTTCTCCTTTGGCTATTTTTATACTGTTCATATATTCATACACAAAGAGATTCACATGGGCATGCCATTTTGTGCTTGGATTAGCACTTGCCCTTGCACCACTTGGCGCATGGATTGCTGTGCGGGGAAGTTTTAACTGGGAGATAATCCCTATGGTTTTGACAGTTGTATTCTGGCTTGCTGGCTTTGATACCCTTTATGCTCTGTGGGATGTGGATTTTGATAAAAAATACGGCATCTATTCCATTCCCAAAGCCTTTGGAGTAAAAAAGGCAATACAGCTTGCAAGGCTTTTTCATTTTATTGCATGGAGCTTTCTTGTTTTAACAGGTTTAGTATTCAAGCTAAATATATTTTACTGGCTTGGAATGGCAGTAGTTGCCTATTTATTCATACATGAACACAGGCTTGTAAAACCCCATGACCTTTCAAAGCTTGACATTGCTTTCTTTAATATGAATGGCTATATAAGTGTAACAGTATTCGTATTTACAGCAATGGCTGTATTGATAAGGATTTAG
- a CDS encoding amidohydrolase family protein has product MKQIFIVRAQYLITMNKKDEVVENGAVVVEDGRIKDIAEFTEILKKYKDPSIPVYGNSHSALMPGFINTHTHAAMVLFRGIADDLPLKKWLTEHIWPRETKFLSPEFVYDGTLLASLEMLKSGTTTFNDMYFFTESIAEAVKKLGIRAVIGQGVLDFPTASGNGADDYLKKAEEFIEKYRSDELIIPAVAPHAIYTCSKETLLKSKELALKNSVPIHIHLSETFNEVEECIKKHGKRPVKYLDDIGFLEGKITAAHSVWLDDEEIEIMAERGIGVSHCIESNLKLSSGVAPVARMIKKGVKVSMGTDGAASNNNLDLLEEISIAAKVQKGVTADPTVLDVKTCMKMLTVWAAEALGIDSETGSIEIGKKADMILMNLRKPHLQPVYDIYSTIIYSAKASDIEDVFVNGIPVILNGRHQFVDEDEIIDKALWWAERIRNFCHF; this is encoded by the coding sequence ATGAAGCAGATTTTTATAGTTCGTGCACAGTATCTGATCACAATGAATAAAAAAGATGAAGTAGTTGAAAATGGTGCAGTTGTTGTTGAAGACGGAAGAATTAAGGATATTGCAGAGTTTACAGAAATCTTAAAAAAATACAAGGACCCTTCAATTCCTGTATATGGCAACTCTCATTCAGCCCTGATGCCAGGATTTATAAACACCCATACACACGCTGCAATGGTTCTATTCAGAGGCATTGCCGATGATCTACCTCTCAAAAAGTGGCTTACTGAGCATATATGGCCCAGAGAGACAAAGTTTCTTAGCCCTGAGTTTGTTTATGATGGAACACTGCTTGCCTCATTGGAGATGCTTAAAAGCGGAACAACAACATTTAATGACATGTATTTTTTCACTGAATCAATTGCAGAAGCAGTAAAAAAGCTCGGAATAAGGGCAGTTATCGGTCAGGGAGTTCTTGATTTTCCCACTGCATCAGGAAATGGAGCTGATGACTATCTTAAAAAAGCTGAAGAATTCATTGAAAAATATAGAAGTGACGAACTCATTATTCCTGCTGTAGCACCTCATGCCATTTATACATGTAGCAAGGAAACACTTCTTAAATCAAAAGAGCTTGCATTGAAAAACAGTGTTCCCATTCATATCCATCTCAGTGAAACCTTTAATGAAGTTGAGGAATGCATTAAAAAGCATGGTAAAAGACCTGTTAAATATCTTGATGATATAGGATTTCTTGAGGGTAAAATAACTGCTGCTCATTCAGTATGGCTTGATGATGAAGAAATTGAGATTATGGCTGAAAGAGGCATTGGAGTATCCCACTGCATTGAAAGCAATCTTAAGCTTTCAAGCGGAGTTGCACCTGTGGCAAGAATGATCAAAAAAGGTGTAAAAGTAAGCATGGGAACAGATGGTGCAGCAAGCAACAACAACCTTGACCTTCTTGAAGAGATTTCAATTGCAGCAAAGGTTCAGAAAGGAGTTACAGCAGACCCAACAGTGCTTGATGTAAAAACCTGCATGAAAATGCTTACAGTATGGGCAGCAGAAGCCCTTGGAATTGATAGTGAAACAGGAAGTATAGAAATAGGTAAAAAAGCTGACATGATTTTAATGAATCTAAGAAAGCCACATTTACAGCCTGTTTACGATATATACTCCACAATAATCTATTCTGCAAAAGCGTCTGACATTGAAGATGTCTTTGTCAATGGCATTCCTGTGATACTCAATGGCAGGCATCAATTTGTTGACGAAGATGAGATAATTGATAAAGCATTGTGGTGGGCTGAAAGAATCAGAAATTTCTGTCATTTTTGA
- the holA gene encoding DNA polymerase III subunit delta, translating into MRDSLLEIQKFEQEIKKGLLKYLYFCYAQEQFFLFEAGRLIRRSFDPISIEIYDSPEEVDTNSFESVSLFTPKRILLVYNFEKLKKTEKKIEWLKKIKARSNTYVNLIILCNASYKDISEEINFIKKAADGSSDKERFSATVYNFDIHERQLHAWITYKASQFGISLKPDAVCYLIDITGGQPGLISSEIEKISLLTEKSHIGVFDIKDILTELGEFTAFDLVDAIKKKDRQRAFKLLDKLQNIEPDMILGALNWYYNNKTDTDEKVYYLLYRANLSLRQARSLSLDMLVYELMKE; encoded by the coding sequence ATGAGAGATTCCTTACTTGAAATACAGAAATTTGAACAGGAAATTAAAAAAGGACTTCTGAAATACCTTTATTTTTGCTATGCTCAGGAACAGTTTTTTCTTTTTGAAGCAGGAAGACTTATTCGTAGAAGCTTTGATCCGATTTCCATTGAAATATATGATTCACCAGAAGAAGTTGATACAAACTCATTTGAGTCTGTTTCTTTATTCACTCCAAAAAGAATACTGCTTGTATATAATTTTGAAAAATTAAAAAAAACTGAAAAAAAAATAGAATGGTTGAAAAAGATTAAAGCCAGGAGTAATACATATGTTAATCTCATCATTCTGTGCAATGCTTCATACAAGGATATTTCTGAGGAGATCAACTTTATAAAAAAAGCTGCTGATGGTAGTAGTGACAAAGAGAGATTTAGTGCTACTGTTTATAATTTTGATATTCATGAAAGACAGCTTCATGCATGGATAACTTATAAGGCATCACAGTTTGGTATATCTCTCAAACCAGATGCTGTTTGTTATTTAATTGATATTACCGGTGGGCAGCCTGGTTTGATTTCTTCTGAGATTGAAAAAATATCACTTCTTACAGAGAAGTCTCATATAGGAGTTTTTGACATCAAGGACATTCTCACAGAGCTTGGTGAGTTTACAGCCTTTGACCTCGTTGATGCTATAAAGAAAAAGGATAGACAAAGGGCATTCAAACTTCTCGATAAGCTTCAAAACATTGAACCAGACATGATTCTTGGAGCATTGAACTGGTATTATAACAATAAAACCGATACAGATGAAAAAGTCTACTACCTGCTTTATAGAGCAAATCTTTCATTAAGACAGGCTCGTAGCTTAAGCCTTGATATGCTTGTCTATGAGTTGATGAAAGAGTGA
- the lptE gene encoding LPS assembly lipoprotein LptE, translated as MKIKEKRKILTIFIYLLIFSLFLQSCGYSIYTKADLPFQEIYFRNVENSTLEPGLQDKMRKIAYQTLINNGFTLTSSASRVLDIHIKNYRLVTLSEIGLNTVEYQIVMEVKAVLYDEKGNKIKEFTPSSPFTTFFRTTRDLPSVLADRDLAIDSLMRDICDDMVRKLIFDKEEKQQE; from the coding sequence ATGAAGATTAAAGAAAAACGAAAGATTTTAACCATTTTTATTTACCTATTAATTTTTAGCCTCTTTTTACAGAGCTGTGGATACAGTATTTACACAAAAGCTGATTTACCTTTTCAGGAAATTTACTTTAGAAATGTTGAAAATTCTACTCTTGAACCAGGACTTCAGGATAAAATGAGAAAAATTGCCTATCAAACACTTATTAACAATGGCTTTACCCTTACTTCATCTGCCAGTAGAGTGCTTGACATTCATATAAAAAATTATCGCCTTGTTACTCTTTCAGAAATTGGACTTAATACTGTGGAGTATCAGATCGTTATGGAAGTTAAAGCAGTTCTTTATGATGAAAAAGGTAATAAAATAAAAGAATTCACACCATCTTCCCCTTTTACAACATTTTTCAGAACCACAAGAGACTTACCAAGTGTTCTTGCCGACAGAGACCTTGCTATTGATTCACTAATGAGGGACATATGCGATGACATGGTAAGAAAACTTATTTTTGACAAAGAAGAAAAACAGCAAGAATGA
- a CDS encoding indolepyruvate oxidoreductase subunit beta has product MSVTNIILSGTGGQGIVLASRIIAQVAFQSGYDVKESEIHGMAQRGGSVVSHIRFGDKVFCPQIPSGDAHIMIALEELEALRYLRFLKKDGIVILNKKKILPAMAEEKEYPQDVENLLQQRGFLVIAVEAEKIAKQMENPRIENSVILGILSALLSFNEETWYDVISKAVPPKTVELNIKAFNEGRRLIKENAILEQRIRNITEAKT; this is encoded by the coding sequence ATGTCTGTAACCAACATAATTTTATCTGGAACCGGCGGGCAGGGAATTGTTCTTGCAAGCAGAATTATTGCCCAAGTTGCTTTTCAGAGTGGATATGATGTGAAAGAAAGTGAGATTCATGGAATGGCTCAAAGAGGTGGAAGTGTCGTAAGTCATATAAGATTTGGAGATAAAGTTTTCTGTCCACAGATTCCCTCAGGTGATGCTCATATAATGATAGCATTAGAAGAACTTGAAGCACTAAGATATTTAAGATTTCTTAAAAAAGATGGTATCGTAATCTTAAATAAGAAAAAAATTCTTCCAGCAATGGCTGAAGAAAAAGAATATCCCCAGGATGTAGAAAATCTGCTTCAGCAAAGAGGATTTCTCGTTATCGCAGTAGAAGCAGAAAAAATTGCAAAACAAATGGAAAACCCGAGAATAGAAAACTCTGTAATCTTGGGAATTCTTTCAGCCCTTTTGTCTTTTAATGAAGAAACATGGTATGACGTGATTTCAAAAGCGGTTCCACCAAAAACAGTTGAGCTTAACATAAAAGCATTCAATGAAGGCAGGAGGTTAATAAAAGAAAATGCCATTCTGGAACAAAGAATTAGAAACATTACCGAGGCAAAAACTTGA
- a CDS encoding phenylacetate--CoA ligase has translation MPFWNKELETLPRQKLEELQFSRLKKVLTRVYQKVPHYRKKFQDTGITPTKLKSLDDIKYFPFTTKEDLFVDYPYGLLTVSPEKVIRLHTSSGTTGKPKAIFFSKKDINNSAELIARCLVMTGATKGDILQNSMTYGLFTGAFVMHYGAEKVGILVIPAGPGNTERQINLMKDFGTTMLHITPSYALYVASVLYDKGIDPKKELKLKRAYLGAEPYSEETRRKIENMLGIDIYNCYGLTEMNGPGVGFECPYKDGLHIWEDNFLMEIINPETGEPLPDGEIGELVLTTLNREAMPLIRYRTRDLTRIISEPCRCGRTHRRISRILGRSDDMFIVKGVNIFPQQIEQVLMGIKGVAQNYQIVLESYDEMVVRVEIDRELFDGKIEKLIKLKEEIIEKIRSATLVKPKVELLEPGTLPVSEGKAKRVIDKRTI, from the coding sequence ATGCCATTCTGGAACAAAGAATTAGAAACATTACCGAGGCAAAAACTTGAGGAGTTACAGTTTTCAAGATTAAAAAAGGTTCTCACAAGAGTTTATCAAAAAGTTCCTCACTACAGAAAAAAATTTCAGGATACAGGAATCACCCCAACAAAACTTAAATCTCTTGATGATATCAAATATTTTCCATTTACAACGAAAGAGGATCTTTTTGTTGACTATCCTTATGGACTTCTCACTGTATCACCTGAAAAGGTGATAAGACTTCATACATCAAGTGGAACAACCGGAAAACCTAAGGCAATATTTTTTTCAAAAAAAGACATAAACAACTCAGCAGAGCTTATTGCTCGCTGTCTTGTAATGACAGGTGCTACAAAGGGAGACATTTTACAAAACAGCATGACCTATGGACTTTTTACTGGAGCTTTTGTAATGCATTATGGAGCTGAAAAAGTGGGAATTCTTGTAATTCCTGCTGGACCTGGAAATACAGAAAGGCAGATTAATTTAATGAAAGACTTTGGAACAACCATGCTTCACATAACTCCCAGTTATGCTCTTTATGTTGCCTCTGTGCTTTATGATAAGGGAATTGATCCAAAAAAGGAACTGAAACTCAAAAGAGCCTATCTTGGTGCAGAACCTTACTCTGAAGAAACAAGAAGAAAAATTGAAAATATGCTTGGCATAGATATTTATAACTGTTATGGACTTACAGAGATGAATGGACCTGGAGTTGGGTTTGAATGTCCATACAAAGACGGACTTCACATATGGGAAGACAATTTTCTTATGGAGATCATCAATCCTGAAACAGGTGAACCTTTACCTGATGGTGAGATTGGTGAGCTCGTTTTAACAACCCTTAACAGGGAAGCAATGCCTCTTATAAGATACAGAACAAGGGATTTAACAAGAATTATTTCAGAACCATGCAGATGTGGGAGAACTCACAGAAGAATTTCAAGAATTCTTGGCAGATCCGATGACATGTTCATAGTTAAAGGAGTAAATATCTTTCCTCAGCAGATTGAGCAGGTGCTTATGGGAATAAAGGGTGTTGCCCAGAATTATCAAATCGTACTTGAGTCTTATGATGAAATGGTTGTAAGGGTTGAGATTGACAGAGAGCTTTTTGACGGAAAAATTGAAAAACTAATTAAATTAAAAGAGGAAATCATAGAGAAAATCAGGTCTGCCACACTGGTAAAGCCAAAAGTAGAACTTCTTGAGCCAGGAACACTACCTGTAAGTGAAGGAAAAGCAAAAAGAGTTATTGATAAAAGAACAATTTAG
- a CDS encoding ACT domain-containing protein, whose product MDKVYIISVFAENKPGRLERITKVLAEANINILAFSITSTNGFGIIKFMVDRCKEAFQLLKEKGFTVSLNETIGIEMKDQPGGLYEVVKILSSKGINIESAAVYVAETRKKAYLIVEVEDTQKAMEALKGENLIFLKPIE is encoded by the coding sequence ATGGATAAAGTTTATATAATCTCAGTATTTGCTGAGAACAAACCTGGAAGACTTGAAAGAATTACAAAAGTCCTTGCAGAAGCAAACATAAATATTCTTGCTTTTTCCATTACAAGCACCAATGGATTTGGAATAATAAAGTTTATGGTTGACAGATGTAAGGAAGCATTCCAACTGTTGAAAGAAAAAGGATTTACGGTATCACTCAATGAAACGATTGGAATTGAGATGAAGGATCAACCTGGTGGACTTTACGAAGTTGTTAAAATTTTATCTTCAAAGGGCATAAATATTGAAAGTGCTGCTGTTTATGTTGCTGAAACAAGAAAAAAAGCCTACTTAATTGTTGAAGTTGAAGACACTCAAAAGGCTATGGAAGCTCTTAAAGGTGAAAATCTTATTTTTTTAAAACCAATTGAATGA
- a CDS encoding phenylacetate--CoA ligase, which produces MMWNKEVECMAEEQLRALQLERLKQTVKRAYEKVPYYRKKFDEVGLKPEDIKTLDDIKNIPFTSKADLREVYPFGMFAASLSEIVEIHMSSGTTGKPVVAGYTRNDIEVWAEVMARCLTMAGATKEDIVQNCYGYGLFTGGFGVHYGAQKIGAMVVPASAGNTRRQIEIMRDFGSTILTCTPSYALYMAEVAQEMGVEPKTLKLKAGCFGAEMWTEQMRKEIEKRFNINALNIYGLTEIIGPGVAHECIEKKGLHVFEDHFYVEIIDPDTGDNLPDGKRGELVLTTLTREGMPMLRFRTRDITSIIREKCACGRTFAKIERIRGRTDDMIKVRGVMIFPYQIERAILEVQGIEPHYQIVVTRPQHLDEIEVMVEMSKETFSDEVKHIENLRKKLEKRIEETIGIRVKVTLVEPKSLPRSEGKAKRVVDKRTLID; this is translated from the coding sequence ATGATGTGGAATAAAGAAGTGGAATGCATGGCAGAAGAACAACTCAGAGCATTACAGCTTGAGCGGTTAAAACAAACAGTTAAAAGAGCATATGAAAAAGTTCCTTACTACAGAAAAAAGTTTGATGAAGTGGGACTTAAACCAGAAGACATAAAAACCCTTGATGACATTAAAAACATTCCATTTACATCCAAGGCAGACTTAAGAGAGGTTTATCCCTTTGGAATGTTTGCTGCTTCATTGAGTGAAATCGTTGAGATTCACATGTCAAGTGGGACAACCGGGAAACCTGTTGTGGCAGGATATACGCGCAATGACATTGAAGTATGGGCTGAAGTAATGGCAAGATGCCTTACAATGGCTGGAGCCACAAAAGAAGATATTGTTCAAAACTGTTATGGATATGGACTTTTTACTGGTGGATTTGGAGTTCACTATGGAGCTCAAAAAATTGGAGCAATGGTTGTGCCAGCAAGTGCTGGAAATACAAGAAGGCAGATTGAAATAATGAGAGATTTTGGTTCAACAATCCTTACATGTACTCCATCTTATGCTCTTTATATGGCTGAAGTAGCACAGGAGATGGGAGTTGAACCAAAAACTCTTAAGCTTAAGGCAGGATGTTTTGGTGCTGAAATGTGGACCGAGCAGATGAGAAAAGAGATTGAGAAGAGATTTAACATAAACGCGCTTAATATCTATGGATTAACTGAAATAATCGGACCAGGCGTTGCCCATGAATGTATTGAGAAAAAAGGATTGCATGTTTTTGAAGACCATTTTTATGTGGAAATAATTGATCCTGACACAGGTGATAATTTGCCCGATGGAAAAAGAGGAGAACTTGTTCTTACAACCCTTACACGGGAAGGAATGCCCATGTTAAGATTTAGAACAAGGGATATAACTTCAATCATCAGAGAAAAATGCGCCTGTGGAAGAACCTTTGCAAAAATTGAAAGAATTCGTGGAAGAACTGATGACATGATAAAAGTAAGAGGAGTTATGATATTCCCATATCAGATTGAGAGAGCTATTCTGGAAGTTCAGGGAATTGAACCTCATTATCAGATTGTTGTTACAAGACCTCAGCATCTTGACGAGATAGAAGTAATGGTTGAAATGTCAAAGGAAACTTTTTCTGATGAAGTAAAACACATTGAGAATCTCAGGAAAAAGCTTGAAAAAAGAATTGAAGAAACAATAGGAATAAGAGTAAAAGTTACGCTCGTAGAGCCAAAGAGTCTGCCAAGAAGCGAAGGAAAAGCAAAAAGAGTTGTTGATAAAAGAACATTAATAGATTAG
- a CDS encoding ACT domain-containing protein, translating to MKIKQISVFLENKRGRLYEALKALAEQEINIRALSIADTSEFGILRMIVTDPEKAKEILEKNEFTVKLTNVIAMAVKDKPGGLAEALKHLYDSNINIEYIYAFVEKSGQKAVVVLRTENLDKTISILQEKGVTLLSWDDVLAL from the coding sequence ATGAAAATAAAGCAGATCTCGGTTTTTCTGGAAAATAAAAGAGGAAGACTTTATGAAGCTCTGAAAGCACTGGCAGAGCAAGAAATAAACATCAGAGCACTTTCAATTGCTGATACTTCTGAGTTTGGTATTTTAAGAATGATTGTTACAGATCCTGAAAAGGCTAAAGAAATTCTTGAAAAAAATGAATTTACAGTAAAACTTACCAATGTAATAGCTATGGCAGTTAAGGACAAACCAGGAGGACTGGCAGAGGCTCTGAAACATCTTTACGATTCAAACATAAATATTGAATATATTTACGCCTTTGTGGAAAAATCAGGACAGAAGGCTGTTGTTGTTCTGAGGACTGAAAATCTTGATAAAACAATATCAATTCTTCAGGAAAAAGGAGTGACTCTTTTAAGCTGGGATGATGTTTTAGCTCTTTAA